A single genomic interval of Streptomyces sp. NBC_00663 harbors:
- a CDS encoding EamA family transporter, which produces MTSTVTSSPTLVRHPAGRGSLGGVGLVLSGAVSVQFGSACAALLFPRAGALGTVGLRIAFAALLLLAVTRPRLRGHARTDWAVVTGFGLALGGMNLLFYQAIARIPLGAAVTLEVLGPLLLSVLVLRRAASFLWAALALAGVCLLSGGDLGSLDAGGVAFALGAGAMWAAYILLNARAGARFPRLDGLAIAMCVAALVSLPLGVAASGAALLEPGVLGLGLAIAVLSSGVPYTLELLALRRLSAATFAVLMSLAPALAATAGWLVLGQGLSLPQCGAIGLVVVASVGAVRAGG; this is translated from the coding sequence ATGACCTCTACGGTGACCAGCTCGCCCACGCTCGTACGGCACCCGGCGGGGCGCGGAAGTCTCGGCGGCGTCGGCCTCGTGCTCTCCGGCGCGGTGTCCGTGCAGTTCGGATCGGCCTGCGCCGCGCTGCTGTTCCCGCGCGCCGGGGCGCTCGGCACGGTCGGTCTGCGGATCGCCTTCGCCGCGCTGCTGCTCCTCGCCGTCACCCGGCCCCGGCTGCGCGGCCACGCCCGCACCGACTGGGCCGTCGTCACCGGCTTCGGCCTGGCCCTCGGCGGCATGAACCTGCTCTTCTACCAGGCCATCGCCCGCATCCCGCTGGGCGCGGCCGTCACCCTGGAGGTCCTCGGCCCGCTCCTGCTGTCGGTGCTGGTCTTGCGGCGCGCGGCGAGCTTCCTCTGGGCCGCGCTCGCGCTCGCCGGGGTCTGTCTGCTGAGCGGCGGCGACCTGGGGAGCCTCGACGCCGGCGGAGTGGCCTTCGCGCTGGGCGCCGGGGCGATGTGGGCGGCGTACATCCTGCTCAACGCCCGTGCGGGCGCCCGCTTTCCGCGTCTGGACGGTCTTGCGATCGCGATGTGCGTCGCCGCGCTCGTCAGCCTGCCGCTCGGGGTCGCCGCGTCGGGAGCGGCACTGCTGGAGCCGGGCGTGCTGGGCCTCGGCCTCGCCATCGCGGTGCTGAGCTCCGGAGTGCCGTACACCCTCGAACTGCTCGCCCTGCGCCGACTGTCCGCGGCGACCTTCGCGGTCTTGATGAGCCTGGCGCCGGCGCTCGCGGCGACGGCGGGCTGGCTGGTGCTGGGCCAGGGGTTGTCGCTGCCGCAGTGCGGGGCGATCGGGTTGGTGGTGGTCGCGAGTGTGGGGGCGGTGCGGGCGGGGGGTTGA
- a CDS encoding LysR family transcriptional regulator, which yields MTVELRHLRAFLVIAEEGNITRAASLLHVSQPALSRTLRRLEDHLGARLVDRSTHHLELTTQGRVFRDKAAAALSAVDTALDPGGLRSWPLRLGHPWAALGDHTVALLRRWDETHPDTRLELLRVDDRTAGLTQGRVDAALLRGAVTSPGLRTELLTWEERVVVLPADSPLTDLPRVTLADLVDRPIAVNVVAGTTTMDLWPPTARPSATIEVTNTDEWLMAIAAGRAVGISTTATPSNHAHPSLVYRPLTDAPPVPLVLAWREGVGHPAIPDLVTLAHEVLAARRP from the coding sequence ATGACCGTGGAACTGCGCCACCTGCGGGCCTTCCTCGTCATCGCCGAGGAGGGCAACATCACCCGTGCCGCCTCCCTGCTCCATGTGAGTCAGCCCGCGTTGTCGCGCACGCTGCGCCGGCTGGAGGACCATCTGGGCGCCCGTCTCGTCGACCGGTCCACCCATCATCTGGAGCTGACCACGCAGGGCCGGGTCTTCCGCGACAAGGCCGCCGCCGCACTGTCCGCCGTCGACACCGCCCTCGACCCGGGCGGGCTGCGGAGCTGGCCGCTCCGTCTCGGGCACCCCTGGGCGGCGCTCGGCGACCACACCGTCGCGCTGCTCCGCCGCTGGGACGAGACACACCCCGACACCCGGCTCGAACTGCTCCGCGTCGACGACCGCACGGCGGGCCTCACGCAGGGCAGGGTCGACGCGGCCCTGCTGCGCGGTGCGGTCACCTCGCCCGGGCTCCGCACCGAGCTGCTGACCTGGGAGGAACGGGTCGTCGTCCTCCCGGCCGACAGCCCGCTGACGGACCTCCCCCGGGTCACCCTGGCCGACCTGGTCGACCGTCCGATCGCCGTCAATGTCGTGGCCGGTACGACGACGATGGACCTGTGGCCGCCGACCGCCCGCCCCTCCGCGACCATCGAGGTGACCAACACCGACGAGTGGCTCATGGCCATCGCGGCGGGGCGCGCCGTGGGTATCTCCACGACGGCCACCCCGAGCAACCACGCCCACCCGTCGTTGGTCTACCGCCCCCTCACGGACGCCCCGCCCGTCCCGCTCGTCCTCGCCTGGCGCGAGGGGGTCGGGCACCCGGCCATCCCGGACCTGGTCACGCTCGCTCATGAGGTCCTGGCCGCCCGACGGCCCTGA
- a CDS encoding glycoside hydrolase family 43 protein: MRLPDMPLHDPFVVADEETRTYYLYTSNDPSVSRVEGTGTMVYRSRDLRDWTRPVPVFLTADQENIWATDGGWAPEVHKWAGRYYLFTTLHDVGRPLPVPPSNQWGTPFQLRNHLRGTVTAVSDSLLGPFTVVDPERPTPPPQLMTLDGTLHVDREGQPWMVYAHEWLQTIDGTMEAIRLAPDLTRTVGDPVFLFKASDAPWLGEQIPAGVPAQLPPYITDGPQLYPAPDGSLLMLWSTYEKNTVGPDGNISGGYVQTYAVSESGDLVGPWRQQRPLVRDDSGHGMLFRTFEGRLTMILHRPFENARGKLYEMELDGHELRVVRQCTELDGGG; the protein is encoded by the coding sequence ATGCGGCTGCCCGACATGCCGCTGCACGATCCGTTCGTCGTCGCCGACGAAGAGACCCGCACCTACTACCTCTACACCTCCAACGACCCGTCCGTGTCGCGTGTGGAGGGCACCGGCACGATGGTCTACCGCAGCCGCGACCTGCGGGACTGGACCCGTCCGGTGCCGGTCTTCCTGACCGCCGACCAGGAGAACATCTGGGCCACGGACGGCGGTTGGGCACCGGAGGTGCACAAGTGGGCGGGCAGGTACTACCTGTTCACCACCCTGCACGACGTAGGCCGGCCCCTGCCCGTTCCACCGTCCAACCAATGGGGCACCCCCTTCCAGCTCAGGAACCATCTGCGCGGCACCGTCACCGCCGTGTCCGACTCCCTGCTGGGCCCGTTCACCGTCGTCGACCCCGAACGCCCCACCCCTCCCCCGCAGTTGATGACCCTCGACGGAACGCTCCACGTCGACCGGGAGGGGCAGCCCTGGATGGTCTACGCGCACGAGTGGTTGCAGACCATCGACGGCACCATGGAGGCGATCCGGCTGGCCCCGGACCTGACGCGGACTGTCGGCGACCCGGTGTTCCTCTTCAAGGCGTCCGACGCGCCCTGGCTGGGCGAGCAGATCCCGGCCGGCGTCCCGGCCCAGCTCCCGCCGTACATCACCGACGGCCCCCAGCTGTACCCCGCCCCGGACGGCTCGCTGCTCATGCTGTGGTCGACCTACGAGAAGAACACCGTCGGCCCGGACGGCAACATCAGCGGCGGCTACGTCCAGACGTACGCCGTCTCCGAATCCGGCGACCTCGTGGGCCCTTGGCGTCAGCAGCGCCCGTTGGTCCGCGACGACAGCGGGCACGGCATGCTGTTCCGCACCTTCGAGGGCCGGTTGACGATGATCCTGCACCGGCCGTTCGAGAACGCCCGGGGCAAGCTGTACGAGATGGAGCTCGACGGCCATGAGCTGCGCGTGGTCCGCCAGTGCACGGAGCTCGACGGCGGCGGCTGA
- a CDS encoding LacI family DNA-binding transcriptional regulator, protein MRTPTIRDVAERAGVSKSLVSLVLRGSKGVRPEKRAAVLAAVEELGYRPNAAARSLSERRTRTVGVLLNDLRNPWFVELLDGLNSRLYDSGLHMLLADGHLNRRLGEDLTRTFTELRVDGLIAVGTLQDPEALRTAAGQVPTVVAGAREPELPGVDVVANDDEQGARLATEHLIGLGHRHIAHIAAQGAVGELRRRSFEAVMREHGLAGTAVTEQGDLTEEGGYRAAVRLLSRPRRPTAIFTANDMTCVGALSAAEESGLRVPRDLSLVGYDNTYLSRLRHLWLTTVDNAGRDVGRRAAQRLLDRIEDPDRPREVELATPVLEVRGSTAPPPP, encoded by the coding sequence ATGAGGACCCCGACCATCCGTGACGTCGCCGAGCGCGCCGGTGTGTCCAAGTCGCTGGTGTCGCTGGTGCTGCGGGGCTCCAAGGGCGTACGTCCGGAGAAGCGCGCGGCCGTACTCGCCGCCGTCGAGGAACTCGGCTACCGGCCCAACGCCGCCGCCCGCAGCCTCAGCGAACGCCGCACCCGGACGGTCGGCGTACTCCTGAACGACCTGCGCAACCCCTGGTTCGTGGAGCTCCTCGACGGACTCAACTCCCGGCTCTACGACAGCGGCCTGCACATGCTGCTCGCCGACGGGCACCTCAACCGCCGCCTCGGCGAGGACCTCACCCGCACCTTCACCGAACTGCGCGTCGACGGCCTGATCGCGGTCGGCACCCTCCAGGACCCCGAGGCCCTGCGCACCGCCGCCGGACAGGTCCCGACCGTCGTCGCGGGCGCCCGGGAACCGGAGCTGCCGGGCGTGGACGTCGTCGCCAACGACGACGAACAGGGCGCCCGACTGGCCACCGAGCATCTCATCGGGCTCGGTCACCGGCACATCGCGCACATCGCCGCCCAGGGGGCCGTGGGTGAGCTGCGCCGGCGCAGCTTCGAGGCGGTGATGCGGGAGCACGGGCTGGCCGGGACGGCGGTCACGGAACAGGGCGACCTGACCGAGGAGGGCGGCTACCGGGCCGCCGTACGACTGCTCAGCCGCCCGCGGCGGCCCACCGCGATCTTCACCGCCAACGACATGACCTGTGTCGGGGCGCTGTCCGCGGCCGAGGAGAGCGGGCTGCGGGTACCGCGGGACCTGTCGCTCGTCGGCTACGACAACACCTACCTGTCCCGGCTGCGCCACCTGTGGCTGACCACGGTGGACAACGCCGGCCGCGACGTGGGCCGGCGCGCGGCCCAGCGGCTCCTGGACCGGATCGAGGACCCGGACCGGCCGCGCGAGGTCGAACTCGCCACGCCCGTCCTGGAGGTGCGCGGCAGCACGGCGCCGCCCCCACCGTAG
- a CDS encoding Gfo/Idh/MocA family protein — protein sequence MVDRLGIAVVGFGWMGRVHTQAYARLPHHFPQLPLRPELVTVADEVPGRAEQAAEQYGFGSATRDWREVAADPRVRAVSITAPNFLHREIGVAMAEAGKHIWIEKPVGLTAQDAGAVADAVTKAGVQGTVGFNYRNAPAVQAARELIAAGEIGTVTHVRIRLFSDYAAHPEGALTWRYELERGGSGVLGDLASHGVDLARHLLGDIESLTADTAIFVPERARPTGATAGHTRATGGELGPVENDDYVNCLLRFSSGARGVLEACRVSVGEQNNYGFEIHGTTGAVFWDYRRMGELGVSRGTAYQDQPVSTVYVGPGAGEFGAFQPGSANTMGYDDLKVIEAYGFLRSVAEGTPYGATLDDAVASAAALDAMSRSAERRTWVDLA from the coding sequence ATCGTGGACAGGCTCGGCATCGCCGTGGTGGGTTTCGGCTGGATGGGGCGGGTGCACACCCAGGCCTACGCCCGGCTGCCGCACCACTTCCCGCAGCTGCCACTGCGGCCGGAACTGGTGACGGTCGCCGACGAGGTGCCCGGCCGGGCCGAGCAGGCGGCTGAGCAGTACGGCTTCGGGTCCGCGACCCGGGACTGGCGCGAGGTGGCCGCCGATCCGCGCGTGCGGGCCGTGAGCATCACCGCCCCGAACTTCCTGCACCGTGAGATCGGCGTCGCGATGGCCGAGGCGGGCAAGCACATCTGGATCGAGAAGCCGGTCGGTCTGACCGCCCAGGACGCGGGCGCGGTCGCCGACGCGGTCACCAAGGCCGGTGTGCAGGGCACGGTCGGCTTCAACTACCGCAACGCCCCCGCCGTCCAGGCCGCCCGGGAACTGATCGCCGCCGGCGAGATCGGCACCGTCACCCATGTCCGCATCCGCCTCTTCAGCGACTACGCCGCCCATCCCGAGGGCGCCCTGACCTGGCGGTACGAGCTGGAGCGCGGCGGCAGCGGCGTCCTGGGCGACCTCGCCTCGCACGGCGTCGACCTCGCCCGCCATCTCCTCGGCGACATCGAGTCGCTGACCGCCGACACCGCGATCTTCGTTCCCGAGCGCGCCCGCCCCACCGGTGCCACCGCGGGCCACACCCGCGCGACGGGCGGCGAACTGGGCCCGGTGGAGAACGACGACTACGTCAACTGTCTCCTGCGTTTCTCGTCCGGCGCCCGGGGCGTCCTGGAGGCCTGCCGGGTCTCGGTCGGCGAGCAGAACAACTACGGCTTCGAGATCCACGGCACGACGGGCGCGGTCTTCTGGGACTACCGGCGCATGGGCGAGCTGGGCGTCAGCCGCGGCACGGCCTACCAGGACCAGCCCGTCAGCACGGTGTACGTCGGCCCGGGCGCGGGCGAGTTCGGCGCGTTCCAGCCGGGCTCGGCCAACACCATGGGCTACGACGACCTGAAGGTCATCGAGGCGTACGGGTTCCTCCGGTCGGTGGCCGAGGGGACGCCGTACGGCGCGACGCTCGACGACGCCGTGGCGAGCGCGGCGGCGCTGGACGCGATGAGCCGTTCCGCGGAGCGGCGGACATGGGTGGATCTCGCGTGA
- a CDS encoding MFS transporter: MTEVSSKGRRDAHRAPADDVADRPRSGTPAPAVWSRDFALFFVARAVAALGHTILPVALATGLLQHGYGAGAVGLAMAASAASFAGFVVFGGVVADRFDTRKVMIGADLVRLATQTLAAALFFSGHVVLWQICVIGFVNGLAGALFQPGVASTVPRLATDVQGANGAIRIAEAGAQLAGPVCAGLLVGFASAGGVFAVDAAMYAVSALCLVLLRLPPRAPDDGPTPHRAGTFRADLVTGWREFRARSWLWGVIAIWGLYMIAVSGPTVPLVATEVVQDHGPRAYGLVNSALGAGTVVGGLLALRLRPRRMLRAGSIALVGFGAFPAAVGAGLGVPAMMAGAAVAGTGMAFWSVMWATSIQTQVPPDALNRIHAYDVAGSLALMPVGQALAGPSAAALGADHVLLVAGVMSLVVCGALLATAPIRNLVRADDAGALDKRVRDH, translated from the coding sequence ATGACCGAGGTGTCGTCGAAGGGGCGGAGGGACGCGCATCGCGCACCCGCCGACGACGTCGCCGACCGTCCGCGCAGCGGGACACCGGCGCCCGCTGTCTGGTCCCGCGACTTCGCCCTGTTCTTCGTCGCCCGCGCCGTCGCCGCCCTCGGCCACACCATCCTCCCCGTCGCCCTCGCCACGGGCCTGCTCCAGCACGGGTACGGAGCGGGCGCGGTCGGCCTCGCGATGGCCGCCTCCGCCGCCTCCTTCGCCGGGTTCGTGGTGTTCGGCGGTGTGGTCGCCGACCGCTTCGACACCCGCAAGGTGATGATCGGCGCGGACCTGGTGCGCCTCGCCACCCAGACGCTCGCCGCCGCGCTCTTCTTCTCCGGGCACGTGGTGCTCTGGCAGATCTGCGTCATCGGCTTCGTCAACGGCCTGGCGGGCGCCCTGTTCCAGCCCGGAGTCGCCAGCACCGTCCCCCGGCTCGCCACCGACGTCCAGGGCGCGAACGGCGCGATACGCATCGCCGAGGCGGGCGCCCAGCTCGCCGGACCCGTGTGCGCCGGGCTGCTCGTCGGCTTCGCCTCGGCGGGCGGCGTCTTCGCCGTGGACGCCGCCATGTACGCGGTCAGTGCCCTGTGTCTGGTACTTCTCCGGCTGCCGCCGCGAGCCCCGGACGACGGGCCGACACCGCACCGGGCCGGCACCTTCCGGGCCGATCTGGTCACCGGCTGGCGGGAGTTCAGAGCGCGCAGCTGGCTGTGGGGCGTGATCGCCATCTGGGGTCTCTACATGATCGCCGTCTCGGGCCCGACCGTCCCGCTGGTCGCCACCGAGGTCGTCCAGGACCACGGACCGCGCGCCTACGGCCTGGTGAACTCCGCCCTCGGTGCCGGAACCGTCGTCGGCGGACTCCTCGCCCTGCGGCTGCGCCCCCGCCGGATGCTGCGCGCCGGATCGATCGCCCTGGTCGGCTTCGGCGCCTTCCCGGCGGCCGTCGGCGCGGGCCTCGGCGTGCCCGCCATGATGGCCGGGGCCGCCGTCGCCGGGACCGGCATGGCCTTCTGGAGCGTGATGTGGGCGACCAGCATCCAGACCCAGGTCCCGCCCGACGCCCTCAACCGCATCCACGCCTACGACGTCGCGGGCTCCCTCGCGCTGATGCCGGTCGGCCAGGCGCTCGCGGGCCCGTCCGCCGCTGCCCTCGGCGCCGACCACGTTCTTCTCGTCGCCGGGGTGATGAGCCTGGTCGTCTGCGGCGCCCTGCTCGCGACAGCACCGATACGCAACCTGGTGCGCGCCGATGACGCCGGGGCTCTCGACAAACGGGTGCGCGACCACTGA
- a CDS encoding MmcQ/YjbR family DNA-binding protein, whose amino-acid sequence MPDAEDVRRIALSLPETTEKIAWSMPTFRVAGKMFATLPEEETSLAVRCPTEERDELVLAEPEKFWIADHEAQFAWVRARLAALEDEDELRDILADSWRQAAPPRLLDSYPELGRPVGE is encoded by the coding sequence ATGCCGGATGCCGAAGACGTACGCCGTATCGCCCTGTCCCTGCCGGAGACGACGGAGAAGATCGCCTGGAGCATGCCCACGTTCCGGGTCGCGGGGAAGATGTTCGCCACCCTGCCCGAGGAGGAGACCTCCCTCGCGGTGCGCTGCCCGACGGAGGAGCGGGACGAACTGGTCCTGGCCGAGCCGGAGAAGTTCTGGATCGCCGACCACGAGGCGCAGTTCGCCTGGGTGCGGGCCCGCCTCGCCGCCCTGGAGGACGAGGACGAACTGCGGGACATCCTGGCCGACTCCTGGCGCCAGGCGGCACCGCCCCGACTCCTCGACAGCTACCCGGAGTTGGGGCGGCCGGTCGGGGAGTGA
- a CDS encoding GNAT family N-acetyltransferase codes for MTVIRLDADQVCRYVEELADLMVDTVDGGASIGFLAPLDRAAAVAWWKERAGGVAAGQLAVWVVRGDDRTLGTVTLAFPDKPNSRHRAELVKLMVHRDARGRGLGRRLLATAEQAAADAGLTLLHLDTETDSPAERLYTSAGWTRVGVIPDYAADPGGVLRGTTLYYKNLGAAGHGEHPGTTAPTR; via the coding sequence GTGACCGTCATCCGACTCGACGCGGATCAAGTGTGCCGGTATGTCGAGGAGTTGGCCGACCTGATGGTCGACACCGTCGACGGCGGCGCCTCGATCGGCTTCCTCGCCCCCCTCGACCGTGCGGCGGCCGTCGCCTGGTGGAAGGAACGGGCCGGCGGCGTGGCGGCCGGACAGCTCGCCGTCTGGGTCGTCCGCGGCGACGACCGGACGCTCGGGACCGTCACGCTCGCCTTCCCCGACAAGCCCAACAGCCGCCACCGCGCCGAACTGGTCAAGCTGATGGTGCACCGGGACGCACGAGGGCGAGGTCTGGGACGCCGCCTTCTGGCGACCGCCGAACAGGCCGCCGCCGACGCCGGCCTCACCCTGCTCCACCTCGACACCGAGACCGACAGCCCGGCCGAGCGCCTCTACACCTCGGCGGGCTGGACCAGGGTCGGCGTGATCCCCGACTACGCGGCGGACCCGGGCGGGGTGCTCAGGGGGACCACCCTCTACTACAAGAACCTGGGAGCGGCCGGTCATGGCGAGCATCCGGGGACAACCGCTCCCACCAGGTGA
- a CDS encoding helix-turn-helix domain-containing protein, whose translation MRQAEAGEAGPDPVDARLGTRLTELRAERGWSLGELAARTGVSKSTLSRAERAETSPTASLLNRLCAVYGRTMSQLLSEVETEPPLLVRAAEQPVWQDRASGFVRRSVSPPHTGLRGELVEGRLAPGSDIAYDRPPVPGLEQHIWVLEGALAMTAQDVEHHLDAGDCLRLRVRGATRFRCVGDEPVRYVLAVVLP comes from the coding sequence ATGAGACAAGCTGAGGCCGGAGAGGCCGGTCCGGACCCCGTCGACGCCCGCCTGGGCACCCGGCTGACCGAACTGCGTGCCGAACGCGGCTGGTCCCTGGGCGAGTTGGCGGCCCGCACCGGAGTGAGCAAGTCGACCCTGTCCCGGGCCGAGCGCGCGGAGACCAGCCCCACCGCCTCGCTGCTGAACCGCCTGTGCGCGGTCTACGGACGGACCATGTCCCAGCTCCTCAGCGAGGTCGAGACCGAACCCCCGCTCCTCGTACGGGCCGCCGAGCAGCCCGTGTGGCAGGACAGAGCCTCCGGTTTCGTACGCCGCTCCGTGTCACCGCCGCACACCGGGCTGCGCGGCGAACTCGTCGAGGGACGGCTCGCCCCGGGCTCCGACATCGCCTACGACAGGCCGCCCGTACCCGGCCTCGAACAGCACATCTGGGTGCTGGAAGGTGCCCTCGCCATGACCGCGCAGGACGTCGAGCACCACCTCGACGCCGGCGACTGTCTGCGGCTGCGGGTGCGGGGGGCGACCCGGTTCCGGTGCGTGGGGGACGAGCCGGTGCGGTATGTGCTGGCGGTGGTGCTGCCGTGA
- a CDS encoding LysR family transcriptional regulator, with the protein MIEARRLHILRAVADHRTVTAAAAALYLTPSAVSQQLTALEQETGHRLVERGAKGVRLTAAGEILLSHANAVLAQLERAEAELAAYGSGEAGTVTVASFATGIALVVAPAVARLAVTAPGIRIRVQDAEGDASLPMVLDRQVDVAVAVEYRGAPPADDPRLTHVSLYAEPFDAVVPVSHRLAEAGEVPLAELAKDPWIGPYPGNPCHEVVVLACENAGFQPSLEHSSDDFRAVVALASAGAGVALVPRSALIGMDHTGVVVRPVDGVAPTRRVFAAVRRGAEGHPLIRPVVEALAEAAESGT; encoded by the coding sequence ATGATCGAAGCGCGGCGGCTGCACATCCTCCGGGCGGTGGCCGACCACCGTACGGTGACGGCGGCTGCCGCCGCGCTGTATCTCACCCCCTCGGCGGTGTCCCAGCAGCTCACGGCCCTGGAGCAGGAGACCGGCCACCGACTGGTCGAGCGCGGCGCGAAGGGCGTACGGCTGACCGCGGCCGGCGAGATCCTGCTCAGCCACGCCAACGCCGTCCTCGCCCAGCTGGAGCGCGCGGAGGCCGAGCTGGCCGCGTACGGCTCGGGCGAGGCGGGCACGGTCACCGTCGCCTCCTTCGCCACCGGCATCGCCCTGGTCGTGGCGCCCGCGGTGGCGCGGCTCGCCGTGACCGCCCCCGGCATCCGGATCCGCGTCCAGGACGCCGAGGGCGACGCCAGCCTGCCGATGGTCCTGGACCGGCAGGTCGATGTCGCGGTCGCCGTCGAGTACCGCGGGGCGCCCCCCGCCGACGACCCCCGTCTGACGCATGTCTCCCTGTACGCCGAGCCCTTCGACGCGGTCGTCCCGGTGAGCCACCGGCTGGCCGAGGCCGGCGAGGTACCCCTGGCGGAGCTCGCCAAGGACCCCTGGATCGGCCCCTACCCGGGCAACCCCTGTCACGAGGTCGTCGTCCTGGCCTGCGAGAACGCGGGCTTCCAGCCCAGCCTCGAACACTCCTCGGACGACTTCCGCGCGGTCGTCGCCCTGGCCTCGGCCGGGGCGGGAGTGGCCCTCGTACCGCGCTCGGCGCTGATCGGCATGGACCACACGGGCGTGGTCGTCCGGCCGGTCGACGGCGTCGCGCCCACCCGCCGGGTGTTCGCGGCGGTGCGCCGGGGAGCGGAGGGGCATCCGCTGATCCGTCCGGTGGTGGAGGCGCTCGCGGAGGCGGCTGAGAGCGGGACGTAA
- a CDS encoding glycine C-acetyltransferase, giving the protein MFDSVRDDLRATLDEIRAAGLHKPERVIGTPQSATVAVTAGGRPGEVLNFCANNYLGLADHPEVVAAAHEALDRWGYGMASVRFICGTQEVHKELEARLSAFLGQEDTILYSSCFDANGGVFETLLGPEDAVISDALNHASIIDGIRLSKARRFRYANRDMADLERQLKDASDARRRLIVTDGVFSMDGYVAPLSEICDLADRYDAMVMVDDSHAVGFVGPGGRGTPELHGVMDRVDIITGTLGKALGGASGGYVAARAEIVALLRQRSRPYLFSNTLAPVIAAASLKVLDLLESADDLRVRLNENTALFRRRMTEEGFEILPGDHAIAPVMIGDAAKAGRLAELLLERGVYVIGFSYPVVPQGQARIRVQLSAAHSTEDVNRAVDAFVAARAELEAEASTESVG; this is encoded by the coding sequence ATGTTCGACTCCGTGCGCGACGACCTGCGCGCCACCCTCGACGAGATCCGCGCCGCCGGTCTGCACAAGCCCGAGCGCGTCATCGGCACCCCGCAGTCCGCGACCGTCGCCGTCACCGCGGGCGGCCGCCCCGGCGAGGTCCTCAACTTCTGCGCCAACAACTACCTTGGTCTCGCCGACCACCCCGAGGTCGTCGCCGCCGCCCACGAGGCGCTCGACCGCTGGGGCTACGGCATGGCGTCCGTGCGCTTCATCTGCGGTACGCAGGAGGTGCACAAGGAACTGGAGGCCCGCCTGTCGGCGTTCCTCGGCCAGGAGGACACGATCCTCTACTCCTCCTGCTTCGACGCCAACGGCGGTGTCTTCGAGACCCTCCTCGGCCCCGAGGACGCGGTCATCTCCGACGCCCTCAACCACGCGTCGATCATCGACGGCATCCGTCTGTCCAAGGCCCGCCGCTTCCGCTACGCCAACCGCGACATGGCCGACCTGGAACGGCAGTTGAAGGACGCCTCCGACGCGCGCCGTCGCCTGATCGTCACCGACGGAGTGTTCTCCATGGACGGTTATGTAGCGCCCCTGAGCGAGATCTGCGACCTCGCCGACCGGTACGACGCCATGGTCATGGTCGACGACTCGCACGCCGTCGGCTTCGTCGGCCCCGGCGGCCGTGGCACCCCCGAACTGCACGGCGTGATGGACCGCGTCGACATCATCACCGGCACCCTCGGCAAGGCGCTCGGCGGTGCGTCCGGCGGCTATGTGGCCGCCCGCGCGGAGATCGTCGCCCTGCTGCGCCAGCGTTCGCGCCCGTACCTGTTCTCCAACACGCTCGCCCCGGTGATCGCCGCGGCCTCCCTCAAGGTCCTCGACCTGCTGGAGTCGGCGGACGACCTGCGGGTCCGGCTGAACGAGAACACGGCCCTGTTCCGCCGCCGGATGACCGAGGAGGGCTTCGAGATCCTCCCCGGCGACCACGCCATCGCCCCCGTGATGATCGGCGACGCGGCGAAGGCGGGCCGCCTCGCGGAGCTGCTCCTGGAGCGCGGGGTTTACGTGATCGGCTTCTCCTACCCGGTGGTGCCGCAGGGCCAGGCCCGTATCCGCGTCCAGCTGTCGGCGGCGCACTCCACGGAGGACGTGAACCGCGCGGTGGACGCCTTCGTCGCGGCCCGAGCCGAGCTGGAAGCGGAGGCCTCCACGGAGTCGGTGGGCTGA